The DNA segment GTACTATTAATGGTGTAATCGCCGAAGTATTTCCTAGAACTGGAAACTGTTGCAGCAATTGGTAAAATAGCCATTCATTAAAAAAATCATGGGGATTGCCATCATTTTCAACATGACGTTTTTGTTTAACTAACAGTTTTTGATTACCTGCTATCTTCACCAGAAAATTTAAATTTTGCTTGCTACTTTTTAGCCCCTCATATTTGTTTGATGCTCCATCTTCTGAGCAACACAGACCTGTTTCTTGCAGATACTGGATAACGTTGTGAGAAGACAGTGATAATAACATATACTATTTCCTAGTTAGTAAAATTGCTGATAAAATTACCATTAATTGAGATGAATTTAGCTTTAGCCGTTTCAGTAGACAGCAGAAATTGTTCCAATATATTAATATCTCATTTGTCAGATTAAAACCTGCCACAATGGCAAGATAACTTGAAGTTTTACTTTAAATTCTGCTGATCAACACTATCAAATCTTTAAATTTATCCGCCGATAAACTAGTAAATCAACAACTATCTAGAGATGGATATTATCGGATATAAGCATTTATTCTTCACTGATGATTTTTACTTTTACTGATATCATGCTGCTAAATAATCTAGTAAGAACAACAATTCATCTCATTTTCAGCGCCTTTGACCATTCACTAATTAGTATTCTCAAGAAGTAGAGTATAATCACTGAGATATTCAACAGCGGGAAAATTATATACAGCCTTATTTTATTAATCATCACCAACTCTAAAAAACCGGATGTTTTCGGTAATCGGTAATTATTTTTTTGCCAAATATTAATAATCTATACTGGATCAATCGATTTAACGTCACATTTTTTACTAAAAATACTACTATAATCCCACAGTTAAATTACACAGTCATACTGAGGCGATCGCTGTTTAAATCCTTTACGTTGTGGCAAATCTCGTGTTATATAGTATAAATGTATTGTAAAAAATAACTGGCATGGCAGAAATATCTACGTAATAACTGAATAAAAATAATTGTTATCTACCGATCATTAATTGATTCACCATGAATGTCAACGCCAACACACCCAAAATCACCATCATTCCCGCAGGCATAAACTTGCGTGTTTTAGCTAATCTCAATGCAAAGAAAATTACTAAACTTACGGTGACCAAAACTGCTAAAATCAAAGCCCAGGCTTGACCTTGGATTTGAAAGTAAGCAGCTAAAATTAGTAATAAACCACTAATAGTACCACTGAAAAGCGAAACTTGACTATTAGCCTTAATGTAGCCGATGATGCCACCAATAATCGCTAAAATGCCATAGGTAAGTGCAGCAATTATACTTAAATTCATTGTGAAAACCTCTGTAGATTTTGATAACCATAACCCTTTCGCTCAACTAACCAGTTAATTAGATGGATAATCCAGCGATGCCAAAAGCCATTAATTCATCCTATAGCCATAGCCAGGTTCAATTCCTCCAATGTCAAGCAGCATCACTTTTACTCTACCAATCTGTCCTGCAAAGCGAAGCGGGGATCGCATTCCTTGACCTGTTGCAAGCTATACGCTACACTGATGCCGATGCACGGAGTTGTCTTAAAGCCTATGGAAATTATTTTTATGCCTTAACTGCTAGATATCAAAATTGGGAGGACTACCTAATTACTCAAATTCTCATCTGTGATAATCCTTTTAGTAGGCTAGCTCAACAGCAAGATTTTGAAGATTTACCCCGTGCTTTAGTAGCCGCAGTTGAACATGATTTACAGGTATTGCAGAATCTTTATGAATGTAGCAGTGCTTCTTTAAGCGAATGGGTACAAACTGTAGCCCATTTACCCATCTCACCT comes from the Nodularia sp. NIES-3585 genome and includes:
- a CDS encoding TMEM14 family protein, with the protein product MNLSIIAALTYGILAIIGGIIGYIKANSQVSLFSGTISGLLLILAAYFQIQGQAWALILAVLVTVSLVIFFALRLAKTRKFMPAGMMVILGVLALTFMVNQLMIGR